From a region of the Butyrivibrio sp. AE3004 genome:
- a CDS encoding acetyl-CoA C-acetyltransferase, whose amino-acid sequence MARKVVLAGACRTAIGVMGGALKDISAPDLGTIVIKEALKRSGVKPEQVDEVYMGCVIQAGTGQNVARQAAVNAGIPVEVPATTINVLCGSGLHCVNLAAKLISMGDADIIVAGGTENMSRAPYALQNARFGYRMNNGELIDTMIKDALTDAFGGFHMGITAENICEQWGLTREELDEFAANSQQKCEKAQANGVFDEEIVPVEIKTKKETIIFNKDEGPRPGVTKENISKLRPAFKKDGMVTAANSSGINDGAAAIVVMSEEKAKELGVKPMATWIAGELAGVEPRIMGIGPVAATKKTMAKAGYQISDFDLIEANEAFAAQSVAVGKDLGFDLSKLNVNGGAIALGHPVGCSGCRILVTLLYEMQRRDAKKGLATLCVGGGMGAAAIVER is encoded by the coding sequence ATGGCACGAAAAGTAGTTTTGGCAGGAGCTTGTAGAACAGCAATCGGTGTTATGGGAGGTGCATTAAAGGACATCTCAGCTCCGGATCTTGGAACAATTGTTATTAAGGAAGCATTAAAGCGCTCAGGTGTTAAGCCGGAGCAGGTTGATGAAGTATATATGGGCTGTGTAATACAGGCTGGTACAGGTCAGAACGTAGCACGTCAGGCAGCTGTTAATGCAGGAATTCCGGTAGAGGTACCTGCTACAACAATCAACGTTCTTTGCGGATCAGGCCTTCATTGTGTAAACCTTGCTGCAAAGCTTATTTCAATGGGTGATGCTGATATCATCGTTGCAGGCGGTACAGAGAATATGTCACGTGCACCATACGCACTTCAGAATGCCAGATTTGGTTACAGAATGAATAATGGTGAGCTCATTGATACCATGATAAAGGATGCTCTTACAGATGCATTCGGTGGATTCCACATGGGTATCACAGCTGAAAATATCTGTGAGCAGTGGGGACTTACAAGAGAAGAGTTGGATGAGTTTGCTGCAAACAGTCAGCAGAAGTGTGAGAAAGCCCAGGCCAACGGCGTATTTGATGAGGAAATTGTTCCTGTTGAGATTAAGACAAAGAAGGAAACAATAATTTTCAATAAAGACGAAGGCCCAAGACCCGGTGTTACAAAGGAAAATATCAGTAAGCTTCGTCCCGCCTTCAAGAAGGATGGTATGGTAACAGCTGCTAACTCTTCAGGTATCAACGACGGTGCTGCAGCTATCGTTGTTATGAGCGAAGAGAAGGCTAAGGAACTGGGTGTTAAGCCTATGGCTACATGGATTGCAGGTGAGCTTGCAGGTGTTGAGCCTCGTATCATGGGTATCGGTCCTGTTGCTGCAACCAAGAAGACTATGGCTAAGGCAGGCTACCAGATTTCAGATTTTGATCTTATCGAGGCAAATGAAGCTTTTGCAGCTCAGTCAGTAGCAGTTGGCAAGGATCTTGGATTTGACCTTAGTAAGCTCAATGTGAATGGTGGTGCTATTGCGCTTGGACATCCTGTAGGCTGCTCAGGCTGTCGTATCCTCGTAACACTTCTTTATGAGATGCAGAGACGTGATGCCAAGAAGGGCCTTGCTACACTTTGCGTTGGTGGCGGTATGGGTGCTGCTGCCATTGTAGAAAGGTAA
- a CDS encoding ROK family protein, producing MLYGALEAGGTKMVCAIGNENGEILEQVKFPTETPDTTMPQIFEYFKGKDIKSLGIACFGPIDLRKESPTYGSITSTPKKGWSGYNIVNAAKEALGIPIGFDTDVNGSLLGEITWGCAKGLSDAIYLTIGTGVGGGVMSNGKLLHGMLHPEVGHIRLPLVKNDPGKSVCPFHDNCLEGLAAGPSLKARWGVDASQLADKKEVWEIESEYIATALMSYALILSPKKIILGGGVMHQEQLFPLIREKFKELLNGYIVTDEMNHLDDYIVPASLNDDQGIMGAIKLAMDAC from the coding sequence ATGTTATACGGAGCACTTGAAGCTGGCGGAACCAAGATGGTCTGCGCCATTGGTAACGAAAACGGAGAAATTCTCGAACAGGTTAAATTTCCTACTGAAACACCCGATACAACCATGCCCCAGATTTTTGAATATTTTAAAGGAAAAGATATCAAATCTTTGGGCATTGCTTGTTTTGGTCCTATTGACTTAAGAAAAGAATCACCAACCTATGGAAGTATCACTTCAACTCCAAAAAAAGGCTGGTCCGGCTACAACATTGTAAACGCAGCAAAAGAAGCACTTGGCATTCCGATAGGATTTGATACGGATGTAAACGGCTCTCTTCTTGGTGAGATTACATGGGGCTGCGCAAAAGGTCTTTCAGATGCTATCTACCTCACAATCGGAACAGGTGTCGGTGGTGGCGTTATGTCAAACGGCAAGCTCCTGCACGGCATGCTTCACCCTGAGGTTGGACACATCCGTCTTCCTCTCGTAAAAAACGATCCTGGAAAGAGTGTATGTCCTTTCCATGACAACTGTTTGGAAGGTCTTGCAGCGGGCCCTTCACTCAAGGCTCGTTGGGGCGTTGATGCTTCACAGCTTGCAGATAAAAAAGAAGTATGGGAAATCGAAAGTGAATATATCGCAACCGCTCTTATGAGTTATGCTCTCATCCTGAGTCCCAAGAAGATCATTCTTGGCGGAGGCGTTATGCATCAGGAGCAGCTTTTCCCGCTTATCAGAGAAAAATTCAAGGAGCTTTTAAACGGCTACATTGTAACCGACGAAATGAACCACTTAGATGACTACATCGTTCCGGCAAGCCTTAACGATGACCAGGGTATCATGGGCGCGATCAAGCTCGCCATGGATGCATGCTGA
- a CDS encoding efflux RND transporter permease subunit, with protein sequence MKFLSKAIVKARYLILIASIALMIPCVAGMAATKVNYDILSYLPGEIETMKGQDILMEQFGTGAYSLFVVEGMADKDISALKSDIEKVNHVKKVIWYDTFMDYSIPKEMLPDKITEALGTGDAQLMFIIFDDTTSGDGTMQAITDIRKIANEKCFLSGMAAIVLDTKNLTEKETPIYVGMAVLLAVIILSLTMDSYLIPFFFLISIGIAIMFNMGTNIFLGEISFLTKSLSAVLQLGVTLDYSIFLWHSYQEEIEKGIDDKKEAMANAISATFQSVLGSSITTIAGFVALCFMSFTIGLDLGIVMAKGVIFGVVACVTVLPSMILIFDKVIEKTKHKPVVQEFVKTPRWISKHAIVFGIIFLCLLPPAIWGYKHASVYYDLSETLPVKLSSRQAMIELEKNFETNTTYMILADSNLDTATMQGMIKELKDVDGVDAVLGLDALLGPSLPKDMIPSKLKDELSSDEYQMLMITSEYKTASDEVNAQIDAINAIVKKYSPTAMVVGEAPCTKDLITITDKDFKTVSVVSIGCVFLIIALVMKSISLPFILVAVIEFAIFINMGIPGFTGTVIPFISSVVIGTIQLGATVDYAILMTTRYCKERKDGQSKKQATRIALSTSMKSVIVSALSFFAATFGVGLVSSVDMIGSLCFLMARGALISMAVVILVLPSMYMIFDGLIVRTTWGMRDCLKMDKERKSNKIANIQNIG encoded by the coding sequence ATGAAATTTTTGTCAAAGGCAATTGTAAAAGCGAGGTACTTAATACTGATTGCCAGCATTGCACTTATGATTCCGTGCGTTGCGGGTATGGCAGCTACGAAAGTAAATTACGATATTCTTTCATACCTGCCCGGTGAGATCGAAACCATGAAGGGGCAGGACATCCTCATGGAACAGTTTGGAACCGGAGCGTATTCGCTTTTTGTTGTTGAAGGGATGGCTGATAAGGATATCTCAGCTTTGAAGTCAGACATTGAGAAAGTAAACCATGTTAAAAAGGTTATATGGTATGACACTTTCATGGATTACTCGATACCTAAGGAAATGCTTCCGGACAAGATTACAGAGGCACTGGGAACCGGCGATGCTCAGCTGATGTTCATAATATTTGATGATACGACTTCAGGCGATGGAACGATGCAGGCTATTACTGATATAAGGAAGATAGCCAATGAGAAATGCTTCCTGTCCGGAATGGCAGCGATAGTTCTTGATACCAAGAATCTGACTGAGAAGGAAACACCTATATATGTAGGAATGGCAGTACTTCTTGCCGTTATTATTCTTTCTCTTACAATGGATTCATATCTTATACCTTTTTTCTTCCTGATTAGCATAGGAATTGCTATAATGTTTAACATGGGAACGAATATTTTTCTGGGTGAGATTTCATTCCTTACGAAATCACTAAGTGCTGTCTTACAGCTTGGTGTAACCCTGGATTATTCGATTTTTCTATGGCATAGCTATCAGGAGGAGATTGAGAAGGGCATAGACGATAAAAAGGAAGCAATGGCAAACGCGATAAGTGCGACCTTCCAGTCAGTGCTCGGCTCATCAATCACAACCATTGCCGGTTTTGTGGCTCTTTGCTTTATGAGCTTTACAATCGGCCTGGATCTTGGAATCGTCATGGCGAAGGGCGTTATCTTTGGAGTAGTAGCATGTGTAACAGTTCTTCCCTCTATGATTCTTATATTTGATAAAGTAATTGAAAAAACAAAGCATAAGCCTGTTGTTCAGGAGTTTGTAAAGACTCCCAGATGGATTTCAAAACACGCTATTGTATTCGGGATTATTTTCCTGTGCCTTCTTCCGCCGGCAATCTGGGGATACAAGCACGCATCCGTTTACTATGATCTGTCTGAGACATTGCCTGTAAAGCTTTCCAGCAGACAGGCTATGATAGAGCTTGAAAAGAATTTTGAAACTAACACTACCTACATGATTCTTGCAGATTCAAATCTTGATACGGCAACCATGCAGGGAATGATTAAAGAGCTAAAAGATGTGGATGGAGTTGATGCTGTGCTCGGACTTGATGCATTACTTGGTCCCAGCCTTCCGAAGGATATGATTCCTTCCAAATTAAAAGATGAGCTTTCAAGTGATGAGTATCAGATGCTTATGATTACAAGTGAATACAAGACAGCATCTGATGAAGTTAATGCTCAGATAGATGCGATAAATGCGATAGTTAAGAAATACAGTCCCACAGCAATGGTTGTAGGTGAGGCACCTTGTACCAAGGATCTGATAACTATTACTGATAAGGATTTTAAAACCGTAAGCGTTGTATCAATCGGATGTGTATTCCTTATAATTGCACTTGTAATGAAGTCAATCTCATTGCCGTTTATACTTGTTGCGGTAATCGAGTTTGCAATATTTATAAATATGGGTATACCGGGATTTACCGGAACAGTTATTCCTTTCATATCTTCAGTTGTTATAGGAACGATTCAGCTGGGAGCAACCGTTGACTATGCTATTTTGATGACAACACGTTACTGCAAGGAGAGAAAGGATGGCCAGAGCAAAAAGCAGGCTACAAGAATAGCACTTTCAACCAGCATGAAGTCGGTAATCGTAAGTGCGCTGAGTTTCTTTGCAGCAACTTTCGGTGTTGGTCTTGTATCAAGCGTTGATATGATCGGTTCACTATGTTTCCTTATGGCAAGAGGAGCACTTATCAGTATGGCAGTAGTTATTCTGGTGCTTCCTTCCATGTATATGATTTTTGACGGACTGATCGTCAGAACCACATGGGGAATGCGTGATTGCCTGAAAATGGATAAAGAAAGAAAAAGCAATAAAATAGCAAATATTCAGAATATAGGTTGA
- a CDS encoding TetR/AcrR family transcriptional regulator yields the protein MGTWDSNKKLKMDSLLNTSFELFTSKGINQTSISDIVKKAGVAKGTFYLYFKDKYDIRNRLIARKSNQLFGVAYEELLKEDLHSIEDKIIFMMKHILVELSNNQMLLSLIYKDLSWALFKEAMSTNIDAGETDFLHIITQMFEESEVKYRNPELMMFLIVEMVSSAGYSSIIYKQPQPLDELIPELEYAVRGIMREYEIH from the coding sequence ATGGGAACATGGGATTCTAATAAGAAATTGAAAATGGATTCTCTTTTGAATACTTCATTCGAACTGTTTACTTCAAAAGGGATCAATCAGACATCAATATCCGACATTGTTAAAAAAGCCGGTGTTGCAAAGGGAACCTTCTATCTGTATTTCAAGGACAAATACGATATAAGGAATCGTTTGATTGCGCGAAAATCAAATCAGCTTTTCGGAGTAGCTTATGAGGAACTTTTGAAGGAAGACCTTCATAGTATAGAGGATAAGATTATTTTTATGATGAAGCATATTCTGGTTGAGCTTTCAAACAACCAGATGCTTTTGTCTCTTATTTATAAAGACCTCAGCTGGGCCCTCTTTAAAGAAGCAATGTCCACAAATATCGATGCGGGAGAAACCGATTTTCTGCACATCATTACCCAAATGTTTGAGGAATCGGAAGTAAAATACAGAAATCCCGAGCTTATGATGTTTCTGATAGTTGAAATGGTCAGCTCCGCAGGCTACAGCTCTATTATATACAAGCAGCCGCAGCCACTTGACGAGCTCATTCCCGAGCTTGAATACGCTGTTCGCGGCATAATGAGAGAATATGAGATTCACTAA
- a CDS encoding fibronectin type III domain-containing protein: MAGTYYIRVKSESPRDKSKKQSYKLKTEFKGYVVSESGKITKVKSQNKKKAEVTFEEAKDVNGYQIEYSTDKKFGKNVKSKTFEAGQTKNAGNSKRKVIISKLKSHKKYFFRIRAYAEHNNVKYYSGWSNVKSTKIK, encoded by the coding sequence TTGGCAGGCACATATTACATCAGAGTAAAGAGTGAAAGCCCCCGTGATAAGAGTAAAAAGCAGAGCTACAAATTAAAAACAGAGTTTAAGGGTTACGTCGTATCAGAGAGTGGAAAAATAACCAAGGTAAAGTCTCAAAATAAGAAAAAGGCAGAGGTTACCTTTGAGGAAGCAAAAGATGTTAACGGTTATCAGATTGAGTATTCAACCGATAAGAAATTTGGAAAGAATGTAAAATCAAAAACATTCGAAGCGGGACAGACGAAAAATGCAGGAAATAGTAAAAGGAAGGTTATAATAAGTAAGCTCAAGAGCCATAAGAAGTATTTCTTCAGAATCAGAGCATATGCTGAGCATAACAACGTCAAATACTATTCAGGCTGGTCAAATGTAAAGAGTACAAAGATAAAATAA